From the genome of Deinococcus aquiradiocola:
CCCACCGGCCTGGGCGACTTCCTCGCGCGGGACTTCACGGGCGCGGCCGTCGTCACGGCGCACGTCACGCCCGGCATCACGGGCGACTGGAACGCCGACCTGCGCGTGCAGGCCGACTACCGCTGGACCGCGCCCCTCAGCTTCGAACTGCTGCGCGGCGTGAGCATCAACGTGCAGACGCTCGTCGACCCGCAGATCCGCGCTCGCCTCGCGGGCGCGTCGGAGGCGCTCGGCGCGGCCGCCCGCTCGCAGCTGCGCCTGCGGGAACGCGCGGGCGACCTGTGGGCGCGCCTCGCGCAGCCGTGGGCGCTGCCGGGCGTGCCGGACGGGTACGCCCTCATCCGCCCGCAGGGCCTGACCGTCACGCCCTTCACGTTCACCCCGGACGCGGCCAGCGTCACGCTCGGCGGGAGTTTCGTCGCCACGGCGGGACTCGGGCAGGCCCCCGGCCCCGTGCCGCCCGCGCCCCTCCCGCCCCTGAAGCTCGGACGACCCCAGGCGGACGGCGTGACGCTCGACGTGCCCGTCACGCTCGCGTACCCGCAGCTGTCCGCGCTCGCCACCCGCTACGCGGCCCGGCAGGAGTACAGGCTGCCCCTGCCGCTCAGCCCGCGCCTGAAGGTCGGGAGCGTCACGCTCGGCACGCCCGCGCCGGGCCGCCTGAACGCCGCCGTCGCCTTCACCGTGCGTGCCCCGCTGGGCCTGAACGTGAACGCCACC
Proteins encoded in this window:
- a CDS encoding DUF4403 family protein translates to MTSSLPRPRPFRNRRAFRALRAEVLALMTLTSLTAMPAAAPFGPAPQSSVTLPVTVPLAGLRAAALARLPDVLASVDQTQTLAGGVIVVHLTGEVRRSGDLTLVPEGDGLRLSLPVNATFRAAPTGLGDFLARDFTGAAVVTAHVTPGITGDWNADLRVQADYRWTAPLSFELLRGVSINVQTLVDPQIRARLAGASEALGAAARSQLRLRERAGDLWARLAQPWALPGVPDGYALIRPQGLTVTPFTFTPDAASVTLGGSFVATAGLGQAPGPVPPAPLPPLKLGRPQADGVTLDVPVTLAYPQLSALATRYAARQEYRLPLPLSPRLKVGSVTLGTPAPGRLNAAVAFTVRAPLGLNVNATVDVSGTPTLDGQTLRLTHVTVRTRPSSLSGRVLGWLADARVQALLAKQATFDLTPELQSARAAVQARLPYRVANGVTLSGQVDRLALRSVSVEPQGVVAVTRAEGELDAHVDLR